Proteins found in one Magnolia sinica isolate HGM2019 chromosome 5, MsV1, whole genome shotgun sequence genomic segment:
- the LOC131246096 gene encoding heterogeneous nuclear ribonucleoprotein 1 encodes MGSSDGEDNDLKTSENAEEEKSQPHNHTVGGASPGKIFIGGLAKETSSATFTKHFGKYGEITDSVIMKDRRTGQPRGFGFVTYADPSVVDKVIQETHVIHGKQVEIKRTIPKGAIATKDFKTKKIFVGGIPTTVTDDEFNNFFSKFGEVKEHQIMRDHSTNRSRGFGFITFETEEAVDDLLAKGNKIDFDGAQVEIKKAEPKKANPPPSKHFSNPKPAFMGGFGDAYGGFDSGFGASSYRAGGGYGARLGAYGGYGGNEYGGGYGGYSGSSLGGYRGESSLGYSGRYGGGFGRGYDVGGYGGAGESYGAYGGGSSGGYGSGYDSFGGSGTGGGSGYYGNRGGYGGNASGRYHPYTR; translated from the exons atgGGTTCCTCCGACGGCGAAGATAATGACTTGAAAACCTCAGAAAATGCAGAAGAAGAGAAATCCCAACCTCATAATCATACAGTAGGCGGAGCCAGTCCAGG AAAGATTTTCATTGGGGGTTTAGCTAAAGAAACTAGCTCtg CAACCTTTACCAAACACTTCGGTAAGTATGGTGAAATTACTGATTCTGTAATAATGAAAGACCGGCGAACGGGACAGCCCCGTGGGTTTGGATTCGTGACTTATGCTGATCCATCGGTGGTCGATAAAGTCATTCAAGAAACTCATGTTATCCATGGAAAACAA GTGGAAATCAAAAGAACTATACCAAAAGGAGCCATTGCTACCAAGGATTTTAAGACGAAGAAGATTTTCGTGGGCGGAATTCCTACGACTGTAACCGATG ATGAATTCAACAACTTCTTTAGCAAGTTTGGAGAGGTCAAAGAGCATCAAATAATGCGTGACCATTCCACCAACCGTTCTCGCGGTTTTGGGTTTATTACATTTGAAACTGAGGAAGCTGTTGATGATCTCTTAGCCAAAGGGAACAAGATTGATTTTGATGGAGCACAG GTGGAGATCAAGAAGGCCGAGCCAAAGAAAGCAAACCCACCGCCGTCAAAGCATTTTAGCAATCCTAAGCCTGCTTTCATGGGTGGCTTTGGGGATGCTTATGGTGGATTCGACAGTGGTTTTGGTGCTAGTTCTTATAGGGCAGGTGGGGGCTATGGTGCTAGACTCGGTGCCTATGGTGGTTATGGTGGAAATGAATATGGTGGTGGTTATGGAGGATACAGTGGTAGCAGTTTAGGAGGTTATCGAGGGGAGTCTTCCTTAGGCTACTCAGGCCGATATGGTGGAGGCTTCGGTAGGGGTTATGATGTAGGTGGTTATGGTGGAGCAGGCGAGAGCTATGGAGCATATGGTGGTGGCAGTAGTGGTGGCTATGGAAGTGGGTATGACAGCTTTGGAGGCAGTGGGACAGGTGGGGGCAGTGGCTATTATGGAAATAGGGGTGGTTATGGAGGTAATGCTAGCGGTCGATACCATCCCTACACCAGGTAG